In Gasterosteus aculeatus chromosome 15, fGasAcu3.hap1.1, whole genome shotgun sequence, a single genomic region encodes these proteins:
- the apoba gene encoding apolipoprotein B-100 has product MDSPLGSVQSNIIFNGTDTLPKEVMLETTLNAFNYNYDIFEVCIEGTGFEPTIDALFGEEGFFPDTISKVMYWAGDKAKMLKEVLGKTLNFLLFLNKSSYICICRVLRSCSSYVACLFTFQQAIFALISSSENEVFAHYIFMETAFSLPTAAGFPLKFSLAGVFAPGAKGGLSHSPANFMSDFSFMPSVGLEFITQMWVHISDYVEAGLEMHTNMYHESSLNAKVTISRNQMKLLIPAPISNTQLFSISNKLLSVSSSQTSIVPPLSEERTDSTNCQPLFRGLTFCSIVSFCNATSIDEAPFYLLTGDKKFALEIQPTGEVSEYTATLTHGMLREGKKGRHKMESLKLTMRAEGYDSSEVTASLTYNRNRNTVTTEISIPDYDVEAGVKLTVTDSNAEGPRTRGITVDVTSKNIPQLTLVGHTRLDIMKGAMLQLQLLIPFLKTEASVTATLKRDEDIVVDLETVMNLPVTSYQQKASFKYDVDKIEVELKSNLNSEIQKLIININDYHGLQQIIDHILEKKVAKTDMKLRHIVMKGIEAGDIWLEKLTARIPHLANWTNKRIMSDITLAAMPEKLFLQSNSLFRYQFNKDRMVISLPLPHGGTKSQDLNIPTTLSTPLIYLPDIGLYIPAKNYSLPSFTIPPSLDFTVPFLGLAEASTKINSNVYSWEGSISGGNNTVDVPSYITQYKAMAQSPFNLLAYKLEGTGMISRSADGNIKYLLNSFFNHRLIDTNFSVIETIGVTNRLNAKANYHIKASSPLGLQASLYYSAQSASSLDLDKVSGDGTMDGSLKIGSFYADTSYAHSYNLRPIVGKGRGESTLHLNSTFFDVHNMINGVYANSELNMLSKIIAQEESFKHVAELKYKEAQLTMKCNTLATGLGQSLNNKVELGMSSHMASLRIELQADDDTNRAYSLVEGSLDSNGLELNSEGSITFQTVCGLHKASVMVGRHSLTASGTNSIQCSPVMVENMFSGAIDNNRASLHSKTKVMAKESKGELNIDGTISATEASLNGVLNGHVYDATTRNNMDIVLNRRALTFAINNMGKLKQINTENIHTLTLTLWTLTFHSKTNNFICEDIYYKQNSKVHMKPFLTAVDMTNDLKFYDFNWNNEGHMQLEPITVDLSGTTKVAYGEHHNIKHTYELNYDNMAGTMKYSVTGNVIDAQLSHNCELEFAGLSSKSKCAALINSEPFRFESTIRTMALPFSLTVDSLVNGDGQINLYGKHTGQLYSNLSVKTEPLTLAFAHDSQVSTTHVFPNGKSSSNLENKFDGLLTPSDQSLTWKIKSKLNNHAYNQDVSAFHNPFKVAFEFSGVILTDSFGNLSSKKRLEVEEFSIAGFLKYDKNSDCHIIEIPFIESFPVAFEHLKNTLAKALISIQQFIKNVNINQLIIDFRGKLDRIPVQVSNFMLEMDLENKVNQVNDKIDYLINDFSVTMDDFEFVMKHLRESMENIVMDIVSTISDIILTIKHYVKARHFAEKITNVLLKMANQLSAFDEKYEVKRSLIKALDTIKDIIRQIDLQKLTDSSAAWLRHFDFKYRILEKTKDKLSEMKEAIENFDINAFFQEIKDQLLSIDLAFYVEQISYTISSADIAKVTESINDVIVNWIDEYEIPNKINTMYSYTKDKVLKYNLNDTVKELMNQLLILIKEFKIEETLKAMVDSLKSINFELVDNQMRQLLHIDVISQFRTIEFGKIINDLNTNISSIVGSLKEFDYSAFVHETNKKIAESTNYINEQIRLYELAQKVEAVREFLREIQNSIFTYLNELKNSKVAESLKKLKNVIDITFYNDIKLKVQDILEDVQKRIIDMDIRKEMYIYLQRASESYSNVVNYVSVQFNQLIERIREVTNANDIITQVKQTADRILGALKKAEIVVPTFTVPLTDLTISSFTVNMNKMQEISIPAQIFVPEFTILNSYIIPAFTIDFEEIKAHIIALIDGIRKYEIQMPDPEEILGDLKVLYLPELQDLTVPEITLSEIHFPVIKIPQLNLKDFEITMLPIPEIKLPEIPSDLCMPFFGKLHGEFRLSSPQFTMETIGKIENSTSTPKKTQFTAAITSHSKSPIEPFKYTFEANARLEAPIMNKFLLTEIVKVTHVAFSIDHGGSLTLTGSSAEASAKTISKATTQMYTADFVNSIALTLKKGISATIDTNYNHNLDVPSIETFSEASMKQNIAATMESGKVTLTSETTGNGKWSFQDYSDEGTHTSNVEYSIQFGTAKLTMAGETTCNAMKSKQTLTAESVILSHIIVKARCENEFPSVKKIVMVLNGEIDIGDLNIEVTAFHDSELAGGLTGVMSNSLEFIAHPFEIVLNVKNRVNSKMLFPLKLTGKVDLQHDYGVIVNSEKQRACSFTLARFNQYKYKQNFTAENNEISIFFQSFANGEAKLDFLSVPLSIPAISVPYFGIKTPGVRDVSLWEDAGFETLLTDPQQSFDFNLKLHYFKNLDTHSFGVHLEPIYITFNNNAYIFQA; this is encoded by the exons ATGGACTCTCCTTTGGGCTCAGTGCAGAGTAACATCATCTTCAATGGCACCGACACCCTGCCTAAGGAGGTGATGCTGGAGACAACTCTAAACGCTTTTAACTACAACTATGACATCTTTGAG GTCTGCATTGAAGGAACAGGATTTGAACCAACAATTGATGCTCTTTTCGGAGAAGAAGGTTTCTTCCCTGACACCATCTCTAAAGTCATGTACTGGGCAGGTGACAAAGCCAAGATGCTCAAGGAGGTTTTGG GAAAAACTCTGAATTTTCTATTATTTCTCAATAAATCCTCATACATCTGCATTTGCAGAGTACTCAGAAGCTGCAGTTCATATGTagcttgtttgtttactttccaACAGGCCATTTTTGCATTGATATCTAGCAGTGAAAATGAAGTATTTGCCCATTACATCTTCATGGAGACTGCATTCTCTTTACCTACTGCTGCTGGCTTTCCTCTGAAGTTCTCTTTGGCTGGTGTGTTTGCACCTGGGGCCAAAGGAGGCCTGAGTCACTCACCTGCTAACTTCATG AGTGACTTCTCCTTCATGCCTTCTGTTGGACTAGAATTCATCACACAAATGTGGGTGCACATTTCAGACTatgtggaggcggggcttgagATGCACACTAATATGTACCATGAGAGTTCACTTAATGCTAAGGTCACCATAAGCagaaaccagatgaaactgttGATACCTGCACCCATTTCAAACACTCAGTTGTTCAGCATTAG TAACAAGTTGCTGTCAGTATCCTCCAGTCAAACATCAATAGTGCCTCCCTTGTCTGAGGAGAGAACTGACTCCACTAACTGCCAGCCCCTTTTCAGAGGTCTGACATTTTGCTCAATTGTGAGTTTCTGCAATGCTACTTCAATAGATGAGGCCCCATTTTACCTCCTGACTGGGGACAAAAA GTTTGCATTAGAAATCCAGCCAACAGGGGAAGTTTCAGAGTATACCGCCACTCTCACCCATGGAATGCTCAGAGAGGGTAAAAAAGGTCGTCATAAAATGGAGTCACTGAAGCTAACCATGAGGGCAGAAG GGTATGATTCATCAGAAGTCACTGCATCTCTGACATACAACCGCAACAGGAACACTGTCACTACTGAGATTAGCATTCCTGACTATGATGTGGAAGCAGGCGTCAAGCTGACTGTAACTGACAGCAATGCAGAGGGGCCGAGAACGAGAGGAATCACCGTTGATGTCACAAGCAAGAACATCCCTCAGCTGACTCTTGTTGGACACACAAG GCTTGACATAATGAAGGGCGCCATGCTGCAACTCCAGTTGCTAATACCGTTTTTGAAAACTGAAGCCTCTGTCACTGCGACCCTGAAGAGGGATGAGGATATAGTCGTGGACTTAGAGACGGTCATGAACCTTCCTGTGACATCCTACCAACAGAAAGCTTCCTTCAAATATG ATGTTGACAAGATTGAAGTGGAGCTGAAGTCAAATCTGAATTCAGAGATTCAGAAACTGATCATAAATATCAACGATTATCACGGGCTGCAACAGATCATTGATCATATCCTTGAGAAGAAAGTGGCAAAAACTGATATGAAACTGCGTCATATAGTCATGAAAGGAATTGAG GCAGGTGATATATGGCTAGAAAAATTGACAGCACGCATCCCCCATCTTGCGAACTGGACGAATAAGAGGATCATGTCCGATATCACCCTGGCAGCCATGCCTGAGAAGCTTTTTCTGCAGTC AAACAGCTTGTTCAGATACCAGTTCAACAAGGATAGGATGGTTATCTCACTTCCCCTTCCACACGGAGGAACAAAGTCGCAGGATCTGAACATCCCAACAACTCTGTCCACTCCTCTCATATATTTACCAGATATAGGCCTTTACATCCCTGCCAAAAACTATTCACTACCGTCATTCACCATCCCACCTTCTTTGGATTTTACTGTTCCCTTTCTCGGTCTTGCTGAAGCATCCACCAAGATCAACAGCAATGTCTACAGCTGGGAAGGCTCCATCTCTGGGGGGAACAACACTGTTGATGTCCCGAGTTACATTACACAGTACAAGGCTATGGCCCAATCACCGTTCAACCTACTGGCATACAAGCTTGAAG gaacCGGTATGATATCAAGAAGTGCTGATGGTAATATCAAGTATCTTCTGAATAGTTTCTTCAACCATAGATTGATTGACACGAACTTCAGTGTAATAGAAACAATAGGAGTAACCAACAGATTGAATGCAAAAGCAAACTATCATATAAAAGCCTCTAGTCCATTGGGCCTGCAAGCCTCCCTCTACTACTCTGCTCAGTCAGCATCATCTCTAGATTTAGATAAAGTCTCAGGAGATGGCACCATGGATGGATCACTTAAAATAGGTTCATTCTATGCTGATACCAGCTACGCCCACAGCTACAACCTTCGTCCAATAGTTggaaaagggagaggagagtCAACCCTGCATCTAAACTCAACCTTCTTTGATGTTCACAATATGATCAATGGAGTTTATGCAAACTCGGAGTTGAATATGCTGTCCAAAATAATTGCCCAGGAGGAGTCTTTTAAGCATGTGGCAGAGCTCAAGTATAAAGAAGCTCAACTGACCATGAAGTGCAACACCCTTGCCACTGGACTGGGTCAGTCACTCAATAACAAAGTTGAGCTAGGTATGTCCAGCCATATGGCCAGCCTCAGAATTGAGTTACAGGCAGATGATGACACAAACAGGGCCTACTCCCTTGTAGAAGGATCCTTGGATTCAAATGGGCTTGAGCTAAACTCTGAAGGTTCCATTACCTTTCAGACAGTTTGTGGATTACACAAAGCTTCTGTTATGGTTGGAAGGCACAGTCTGACCGCAAGTGGAACTAATAGCATTCAGTGCAGTCCTGTCATGGTGGAGAATATGTTCAGTGGTGCCATAGACAACAATAGAGCATCCTTACACTCAAAGACAAAAGTGATGGCAAAGGAAAGCAAAGGAGAGCTGAACATTGACGGTACAATCTCAGCTACGGAAGCCTCTTTGAATGGTGTCCTCAATGGCCATGTATACGATGCAACCACAAGAAACAACATGGATATTGTACTCAACCGCAGAGCCCTGACCTTTGCTATCAATAACATGGGAAAATTGAAGCAGATTAATACAGAAAATATCCATACACTGACCCTCACTCTGTGGACGCTAACCTTCCACTCCAAGACGAACAACTTCATCTGTGAAGATATTTactacaaacaaaacagcaaggTTCATATGAAGCCATTTCTTACAGCAGTGGATATGACAAATGACCTTAAGTTTTATGATTTTAATTGGAACAATGAAGGCCACATGCAGCTTGAGCCAATTACGGTTGATCTCAGTGGAACTACAAAGGTAGCTTACGGAGAACACCACAACATTAAACATACCTATGAACTCAACTATGACAACATGGCTGGTACAATGAAATACAGCGTGACTGGAAATGTAATTGACGCTCAGCTAAGTCACAACTGTGAACTTGAGTTTGCTGGACTTTCCTCAAAGTCAAAGTGTGCGGCACTAATAAATTCTGAGCCCTTTCGTTTTGAAAGCACTATTCGCACCATGGCACTGCCTTTCAGTCTCACTGTTGATTCTCTTGTCAACGGTGATGGACAAATTAATCTATATGGGAAGCACACCGGACAGCTGTATAGTAATCTGTCGGTTAAGACAGAACCCCTAACTCTTGCATTCGCACATGACAGCCAGGTATCAACCACACATGTGTTTCCAAATGGGAAGTCTTCCAGTAATTTAGAAAACAAATTTGATGGCCTCCTGACACCAAGTGACCAATCTCTCACCTGGAAAATAAAATCTAAGCTGAACAACCATGCCTATAACCAGGATGTTAGTGCTTTCCATAATCCTTTCAAGGTTGCATTTGAGTTTTCAGGAGTAATATTAACAGACAGTTTTGGCAATTTAAGCAGCAAAAAGAGATTAGAAGTAGAAGAATTTAGTATAGCTGGTTTCCTCAAGTATGACAAGAACAGTGACTGTCATATCATTGAGATCCCATTCATTGAGAGTTTCCCTGTAGCTTTTGAACACCTCAAGAACACACTTGCAAAAGCATTGATATCGATTCAACAGTTcatcaaaaatgtaaatattaatcaGCTAATCATTGACTTTAGGGGCAAGTTAGATCGTATACCTGTGCAAGTCAGCAACTTCATGCTCGAAATGGACTTGGAGAACAAAGTGAATCAAGTAAATGACAAAATTGATTATTTAATCAATGACTTTTCTGTAACAATGGATGACTTTGAATTTGTGATGAAACACTTAAGAGAGAGCATGGAGAATATAGTAATGGACATTGTCTCCACAATTAGTGACATCATCCTCACAATCAAACACTATGTCAAGGCCCGCCACTTTGCCGAAAAGATAACAAATGTGCTTTTAAAAATGGCAAATCAGCTTTCGGCCTTTGATGAGAAGTATGAAGTTAAGCGGTCTCTCATCAAAGCGCTAGATACCATCAAGGACATCATCAGACAGATAGATTTGCAGAAGCTCACCGACAGTAGCGCCGCCTGGCTGCgtcattttgattttaaatatagaatcttggagaaaacaaaagacaaactgtCCGAAATGAAAGAGGCTATTGAGAACTTTGACATCAATGCCTTTTTCCAGGAGATAAAGGATCAACTTCTCTCAATTGATTTAGCTTTTTATGTGGAGCAGATATCCTATACAATTTCTTCTGCAGACATAGCAAAAGTGACGGAATCTATAAATGATGTTATTGTTAACTGGATTGACGAATATGAAATCCCCAACAAAATCAATACGATGTATTCTTATACTAAGGATAAAGTTTTAAAATACAATCTTAATGATACAGTTAAAGAACTGATGAATCAATTATTGATTCTCATCAAGGAATTCAAAATTGAAGAGACACTGAAGGCAATGGTTGATAGTCTGAAATCTATCAACTTTGAGTTAGTTGATAATCAAATGAGGCAGCTTCTGCACATAGATGTTATAAGCCAGTTCAGAACAATTGAGTTTGGGAAAATCATTAATGACCTTAATACAAACATTTCTTCAATAGTTGGCTCATTGAAGGAATTTGACTACAGTGCATTTGTTCATGAGACCAACAAGAAAATTGCTGAATCAACAAACTATATCAACGAGCAGATTAGACTATATGAGCTTGCACAGAAAGTTGAGGCTGTAAGGGAATTTCTCAGAGAGATCCAAAATTCCATCTTCACATATTTGAATGAACTCAAAAACTCAAAGGTTGCTGAATCtctaaaaaaattgaaaaatgtaattgacaTTACATTTTACAATGACATCAAGCTGAAGGTGCAGGATATCTTGGAGGACGTTCAAAAACGGATCATTGACATGGATATCAGaaaagaaatgtacatttacCTTCAAAGAGCAAGCGAATCCTACAGCAATGTGGTTAACTACGTTTCTGTACAGTTTAACCAACTAATTGAGAGGATTAGAGAAGTGACCAATgccaatgacatcatcacacagGTAAAGCAAACTGCAGATAGAATTCTGGGTGCACTAAAAAAAGCTGAGATTGTAGTTCCAACTTTCACTGTACCTCTCACTGACCTCACCATTTCATCATTTACAGTAAACATGAACAAAATGCAGGAGATTAGCATCCCAGCTCAGATTTTTGTCCCTGAGTTCACTATCCTTAACTCATACATAATTCCTGCCTTTACCATAGACTTTGAGGAGATCAAAGCACATATAATTGCACTCATAGATGGCATCAGAAAATATGAGATCCAAATGCCTGACCCTGAGGAGATTTTGGGGGACCTAAAAGTGCTTTATCTTCCTGAACTGCAAGATCTTACTGTCCCAGAAATAACCCTTTCAGAAATACATTTCCCTGTTATCAAAATCCCCCAATTAAATCTGAAGGACTTTGAAATTACAATGCTTCCAATTCCAGAGATCAAATTACCTGAGATTCCGAGTGACCTTTGCATGCCGTTTTTTGGCAAGCTCCATGGTGAATTTCGATTGAGCTCCCCACAGTTCACGATGGAAACTATAGGGAAGATTGAGAACTCAACGTCCACACCAAAAAAAACTCAGTTTACAGCAGCTATTACTTCTCATTCCAAATCACCCATTGAACCCTTTAAATACACCTTTGAAGCCAATGCTAGGTTGGAAGCTCCAATAATGAACAAGTTTCTATTAACAGAAATTGTGAAAGTTACACATGTTGCCTTCTCAATTGATCATGGGGGATCCTTAACACTCACTGGTTCTTCTGCTGAGGCTTCTGCTAAGACCATTAGCAAGGCCACAACCCAAATGTACACAGCCGATTTTGTCAACAGTATAGCACTTACATTGAAGAAAGGAATCTCTGCAACCATAGACACAAATTACAACCACAACTTGGACGTCCCATCAATTGAAACTTTCAGTGAAGCATCAATGAAACAGAATATAGCAGCTACCATGGAATCGGGCAAAGTAACTTTGACCAGTGAAACTACTGGTAATGGAAAGTGGTCCTTTCAAGACTACTCTGACGAAGGTACACACACCAGCAATGTAGAATACAGCATACAGTTTGGCACTGCCAAATTAACTATGGCAGGAGAAACAACCTGTAACGCCATGAAATCAAAGCAAACACTGACTGCTGAATCGGTGATTTTAAGTCATATTATTGTTAAAGCTAGATGTGAAAATGAATTTCCATCTGTCAAGAAGATTGTTATGGTTTTAAATGGAGAGATTGATATTGGGGACTTAAACATTGAGGTGACAGCTTTTCATGATTCTGAATTGGCTGGAGGTTTGACTGGAGTTATGTCCAACTCGCTGGAATTTATTGCTCATCCATTTGAAATTGTGCTCAATGTTAAGAATAGAGTAAACTCAAAAATGTTGTTCCCATTGAAACTTACTGGTAAAGTTGATCTGCAGCATGATTATGGTGTCATAGTAAACTCTGAGAAGCAGCGTGCTTGCTCGTTTACTTTGGCCAGATTCAACCAGTACAAGTACAAACAAAACTTCACAGCAGAAAACAATGAAATCAGCATCTTCTTTCAATCATTTGCAAATGGAGAGGCAAAGCTGGACTTTTTGTCTGTTCCTTTATCCATCCCAGCAATAAGTGTACCTTATTTTGGGATTAAAACCCCTGGGGTCAGAGACGTGTCACTGTGGGAAGATGCTGGATTTGAAACCTTGCTAACGGATCCTCAACAGTCATTCGATTTCAATCTGAAGCTTCATTACTTCAAGAACCTTGATACCCACAGCTTTGGAGTACACCTTGAAccaatttacattacatttaataataaCGCCTACATCTTCCAGGCTTAA
- the ldah gene encoding lipid droplet-associated hydrolase translates to MDDAGPRTDFSFCCGAATEVLKFGPTRLHSGHQLLFLIVPGNPGVVGFYRTFMQTLYSMFGCCHPVWAVSHAGHCEPPHSMDMVEDNFSAAKRDVFGLNGQIEHKLAFIRRHVPRETSLVLVGHSIGCYIILDIMKRNPKLKIIKAVLLFPTIERMAETPQGKVMTPVLCHMRYLAYLAVFLLSLLPAALQEGLIRLAFSSIRSLDGAVVQPTVALLSGDCAVNAMYMGGQEMRTVMERDNITIEKNIDKLLFYYGASDHWCPVQYYHDIKQDFPRGNFRLCENRFRHAFVLDAGGDVARMLFKWLRGDKLCPGPSTCLTVTFTLEPCMYLQHAAQSRSEEAGLQLSASNTGRP, encoded by the exons ATGGACGACGCGGGGCCGCGGACGGACTTCAGCTTCTGCTGCGGAGCCGCCACCGAGGTCCTGAAGTTCGGTCCCACTCGGTTACACTCCGGACACCAGCTGCTGTTCCTCATCGTACCAG GGAACCCTGGTGTAGTGGGCTTCTACAGAACCTTCATGCAGACCCTTTACAGTATGTTTGGCTGCTGCCACCCAGTGTGGGCTGTAAGCCACGCAGGCCACTGCGAGCCACCACACTCCATGGACATGGTTGAAG ATAACTTCTCAGCGGCAAAGCGTGACGTGTTTGGTCTGAACGGGCAGATTGAACACAAGCTGGCCTTCATCAGGAGACACGTTCCCAGAGAAACCAGCCTGGTGCTGGTGGGACACTCCATCGGCTGCTACATTATTCTGGACATCATGAAGAGAAATCCTAAACTCAAG ATCATAAAAGCCGTCCTGCTGTTTCCCACCATCGAGCGCATGGCTGAGACTCCTCAGGGGAAGGTCATGACCCCTGTGCTGTGTCACATGCGCTACCTGGCCTACCTGGCCGTCTTCCTGCTCTCCCTGCTGCCCGCGGCGCTCCAGGAAGGCCTGATTAGACTGGCGTTCAGCAGCATCCGCTCCCTGGATGGCGCTGTAGTCCAGCCTACTGTTGCTCTACTCAGCGGAGACTGTGCAG ttAACGCCATGTACATGGGGGGTCAGGAAATGAGGACGGTCATGGAACGAGACAACATCACTATAGAGAAAAACATTGACAAG CTATTGTTTTATTATGGAGCTTCAGACCACTGGTGCCCCGTCCAGTATTATCATGACATCAAGCAGGACTTTCCTCGTGGGAACTTCCGACTGTGTGAGAACAGGTTCCGCCACGCCTTCGTCCTGGATGCAGGGGGAGACGTGGCAAGAATGCTATTTAAATGGCTCCGTGGGGAC AAGCTCTGTCCAGGCCCCAGCACCTGTCTGACGGTCACGTTCACCCTGGAGCCCTGCATGTACCTGCAGCACGCTGCCCAGTCCCGCTCCGAGGAGGCCGGGCTGCAGCTCTCCGCCTCAAACACCGGCCGACCCTGA